Proteins co-encoded in one Rattus rattus isolate New Zealand chromosome 5, Rrattus_CSIRO_v1, whole genome shotgun sequence genomic window:
- the Birc7 gene encoding baculoviral IAP repeat-containing protein 7: MFSPAGLLRAAVLPMGPESKDRDSFCGPELSHREESNGPTQEQHRPHCPCNRVLGQDCLDGQILGQLRPLSEEEESSGATFLGEPAFPEMDSEDLRLASFYDWPSTAGIQPEPLAAAGFFHTGQQDKVRCFFCYGGLQSWERGDDPWTEHARWFPRCQFLLRSKGRDFVERIQAYTPLLGSWEQREEQEDTVSATPSAPTHGSPELLRSRRETQSEDASEPGAEDVQEQLRQLQEERRCKVCLDRAVSVVFVPCGHFVCTECAPNLRLCPICRVPICNCVRTFLS, encoded by the exons ATGTTCTCGCCTGCAGGCTTGCTCCGAGCTGCTGTCCTACCCATGGGGCCTGAGAGTAAGGACAGGGACTCGTTCTGTGGCCCAGAACTAAGCCACAGGGAAGAGAGCAATGGCCCCACACAGGAACAGCATAGACCCCACTGTCCTTGTAACCGTGTCCTGGGCCAGGACTGCCTAGATGGGCAGATCTTAGGCCAGTTGCGCCCCCTGTCAGAAGAGGAAGAATCCTCTGGGGCTACCTTCCTCGGGGAGCCTGCCTTCCCAGAGATGGACTCAGAGGATCTCCGCTTAGCCTCCTTCTACGACTGGCCATCTACTGCAGGGATTCAGCCTGAGCCATTGGCTGCTGCCGGCTTCTTCCACACAG GCCAGCAGGACAAGGTGAGATGTTTCTTCTGCTACGGGGGTCTACAGAGCTGGGAGCGTGGAGACGACCCCTGGACAGAGCATGCACGATGGTTCCCCAG GTGCCAGTTCCTGCTACGGTCAAAAGGAAGGGACTTTGTGGAAAGAATCCAGGCCTACACCCCCTTGCTTGGATCCTGG GAACAACGGGAAGAACAGGAAGATACGGTCTCTGCCACTCCCTCAG CTCCCACCCATGGAAGCCCTGAGTTACTCAGATCCAGAAGAGAGACTCAGTCTGAAGATGCCAGTGAGCCAG GAGCTGAGGATGTGCAGGAACAGCTGCGACAgctgcaggaagagaggagatgcAAGGTGTGCCTGGACCGAGCCGTCTCTGTAGTCTTCGTGCCCTGCGGCCACTTCGTCTGTACTGAGTGTGCCCCCAACCTACGGCTGTGCCCGATCTGCAGGGTGCCTATCTGTAACTGTGTACGCACGTTCCTGTCCTAA
- the Nkain4 gene encoding sodium/potassium-transporting ATPase subunit beta-1-interacting protein 4, which yields MGSCSGRCTLLALCALQLVTALERQVFDFLGYQWAPILANFAHIVVVILGLFGTIQYRPRYIVVYAVWAAVWVTWNIFIICFYLEVGGLSKDSELLTFNLSRHRSWWEEYGPGCLHEKAATAGLGALHGQSVVVGPGCGMVHSYVEALHSGLQILLALLGFVYGCYVVSVLTEEEDSFDFIGGFDPFPLYHVNEKPSGLLSKQAYL from the exons ATGGGCTCTTGCTCCGGCCGCTGCACGCTTCTTGCGCTCTGCGCTCTGCAGCTG GTCACAGCTCTGGAACGACAAGTGTTTGACTTCCTGGGTTACCAGTGGGCACCCATCCTGGCCAACTTCGCCCACATCGTCGTGGTCATCTTGGGGCTCTTCGGCACCATTCAATACCGGCCACGCTACATCGTGGTG TATGCAGTATGGGCAGCTGTCTGGGTTACCTGGAATATCTTCATCATCTGCTTCTACCTGGAAGTGGGGGGCCTCTCAAAG GACAGTGAACTCTTGACCTTCAATCTCTCCCGGCATCGTTCCTGGTGGGAAGAGTATGGGCCAGGCTGTCTTCACGAGAAGGCGGCCACAGCTGGCCTGGGTGCACTGCACGGACAGTCCGTGGTGGTGGGTCCTGGCTGTGGCATGGTGCACAGCTATGTGGAAGCCCTGCACAGTGGCCTGCAGATCCTGCTAGCG CTCCTGGGTTTCGTCTACGGCTGCTACGTGGTCAGCGTGCTTACAGAAGAAGAGGACAGCT TTGATTTCATTGGTGGATTTGACCCATTCCCCCTGTACCATGTCAATGAGAAGCCGTCCGGCCTCTTGTCCAAGCAGGCATATTTGTAA